The segment TGAGCTGGAGTTCGTCAAGGGCGACTGCGTGGCGGTGAATGGGAAAAAGCTGAGCCCTGCTGGCGTGCTGCGCACACTGAACAAGCTTGGAGGCAGGCACGGCATCGGACGCGTCGACCTGGTAGAAAATCGTTTTGTCGGCATGAAGTCGCGCGGCGTGTACGAGACGCCGGGCGGCACCATTCTCATGCAGGCCCATCGTCAGATCGAGAGCCTGACGCTTGACCGCGAGGTGCAGCACCTGCGCGATTCGCTGATTCCGAAGTATGCGGAGCTGGTTTACTATGGGTTCTGGTTCGCCCCGGAACGCGAGGCGCTTCAGGCGCTCGTCGATGAGAGCCAGAAGTACGTCAGCGGCACGGTCCGCCTGAAGCTTTACAAGGGCAACATCATCACCACCGGCCGCAAATCGAAGTACTCCCTCTACGATCCGCACATCGCGTCAATGGAGGGGGTGAAGAGCTGGTACAATCAGAGCGACGCCACCGGGTTCATTCGCCTGAACGGTCTTCGGCTGCGTGCGCGCAACATAGCGCAAGGCGGCCCGAAGGTCTGAGTGCCGCCAGACTGAGCATCAAAAAGCCCCGGCCGCCGCTTTTGCGACGCCGGGGCTTTGTGCGGAAGAAAGAAGGAGCCGGGAGACTATTCTTTCCCGCTCACGTAGAGATAAACGATGGCGGCCACAACGCCGCCTGCCAGGTCTGCGCCGACATAGACGGCGAGCTGTGCTGACTTCACCAGGCCCATCATCACCACGCCGAGGCCGACCGCGGGATTGAAGGCGCCGCCGGAAATGCCTCCGACAGCAACCGCACCCACGAGAACCGTGAAGCCGATCGCGAGGCCATAGAACGAATTGCCGCTGGTTCCCTTGGACGTCGCGGTGTTCAGCACCACCCACACGAGGGCAAACGTGAACAGAAACTCCACGACCAGCGAGGGCATCAGCTCAAATCCCGCCGCTGCAGCGGTGGGTTTTCCCAGGACGAACGTCGTCACCCAGGCGGCGACGGCACCGCCGGCGAGCTGTGCGATCCAATAAGGCAGCAGATCGCTCATGGGCATCTTGCCGCGGATCAGGACTCCAAGTGAAACGGCAGGATTGTAATGGCCGCCGGAAACGTGGCCACCGGCAAAAACCGCGATCATCAGGGCGGAGCCGATTGCCAGAGGCGCGAGCACGCTGCCATTGCGCACGGCGAAACCAACGGTGAGGACGAGGATGAACGTACCGATGAACTCAACGAGATATTTTTTCATGGAATGAGCTGGAGGATTGTGAGGGGCGGCGAGATTGGTTCGATTGGCTTGAGACGGCAAGCCTCCAGCCCGGGGCCACGCGGGCTCAAACTGCGGCGACCGAGAATGACCGATGGCCCGCCGCGGTTGCGTTGCGGGGGTTTTTGGACTCATGCTCATCCTGCTCATGGCGCTCACAAAGGCTGAACTGACCCACCTGAGATCCCTCCGGGAGAAGAAACACCGCGAGGAACTGGGGCTGTTCGTTGTCGAGGGTGAGAAGGTTGTGCACGAACTGGTTTCGGCCGGCTATCCGCTGGTCGGCATTTATGCGCTGGAGATTGAGGCGTTCGACTCGGGGGCGATTCCCGTGCACCGGGTCACGGACGGGGAGATGAGGCGCATCAGCCACTTTCCGACGCCGTCTTGCGTGCTTGCGGTTGGGGAACTTCGCCGGGTCGAATTGACGGAAGGGGAACTGATGTCCGGCCTGACGCTTGCACTCGACGGCATCCAGGACGCCGGGAATGTGGGCACCCTGATTCGCATTGCCGATTGGTTCGGCTTTGATCGCGTCCTGCTTTCGCCGGAGTGCGCGGATCTCTTTTCGCAGAAAGTCATCAATGCCAGCATGGGTTCTTTCAGCCGCGTGCGGTGCATCGTGGCCGACCTCGCCAGGGAATTGGAAACGGTCGTCCGGAAAGGGAGAGTCCCCGTTTATGGCTGCGACCTGCAGGGCACTCCCGTTGATGCGATGCAGTCTGCCAAGACTGCCATTGTTGTTGTGGGCAGCGAGGGCGGGGGATTGAGTCGGGCGGTGGCGGACTGCGTGACCGAGCGCGTCACGATACCTCGATACGGCGCGGCGGAATCACTCAATGCTGCGGTGGCGGCCGGAATTGTCTGCGCCCAGTTGAGGATGGGAGCGGGCTAGCGTCTGGGCGCAACTTCATCGGAGGGGCCGCGCGCCATGCAGGTGCTTTTCATCGCGACTATTGATTAGCCATTTCTTTCAAGACGCTCATGATGAGTGGTCTTATGGCCGCCGTGACTCAGCCCAGCTCAGGACCGATGCGCGATTTCGCGACCGTTTTCGGCAAACTGCGACCTCACATGACCGCGCTGGACGGGTTCCTGCGTGAGCAGATCGCGGCTTTTGAACCCGAAATTCGCGGCATGGCGGACTACTGCATCGACACCTCCGGAAAGCGCATTCGCCCGGCTCTGGTTTTCCTGAGCGGATGGAATGACCGGAACGCTGTGCAACCCGAGCTGGTGCGGGTGGCGGCGGTGGTTGAGCTCGTGCACCTGGCCACGCTGGTGCACGACGACATCATGGATGAGGCGGACCTCAGGCGGGGCCGCCGCACAGCCACGCGTGAATACGGACCGGAAGCCGCGGTGCTGCTCGGCGACGCCCTTTTCGCCCACGCCCTTCACCTGGCATCTCTGTTTCCGACACCGGCCGTCTGCCGGGCCGTATCCGATTCGACGCGAAAGGTCTGTGCAGGAGAAATCATTCAGACCCTCCGCCGTCGTGACGTGAATGTGACGCTGAACGACTACCATCGCGTCATTGATCTCAAGACCGCGGAACTCTTTCGCGTTTCCTGTGCCCTGGGCAGCGAGTTGGCGGGTTATTCGCCAGGATTTGTGTCGGCGGCGGCCACTTTC is part of the Opitutaceae bacterium genome and harbors:
- a CDS encoding aquaporin family protein, with translation MKKYLVEFIGTFILVLTVGFAVRNGSVLAPLAIGSALMIAVFAGGHVSGGHYNPAVSLGVLIRGKMPMSDLLPYWIAQLAGGAVAAWVTTFVLGKPTAAAAGFELMPSLVVEFLFTFALVWVVLNTATSKGTSGNSFYGLAIGFTVLVGAVAVGGISGGAFNPAVGLGVVMMGLVKSAQLAVYVGADLAGGVVAAIVYLYVSGKE
- a CDS encoding RNA methyltransferase, translated to MALTKAELTHLRSLREKKHREELGLFVVEGEKVVHELVSAGYPLVGIYALEIEAFDSGAIPVHRVTDGEMRRISHFPTPSCVLAVGELRRVELTEGELMSGLTLALDGIQDAGNVGTLIRIADWFGFDRVLLSPECADLFSQKVINASMGSFSRVRCIVADLARELETVVRKGRVPVYGCDLQGTPVDAMQSAKTAIVVVGSEGGGLSRAVADCVTERVTIPRYGAAESLNAAVAAGIVCAQLRMGAG
- a CDS encoding polyprenyl synthetase family protein — translated: MTALDGFLREQIAAFEPEIRGMADYCIDTSGKRIRPALVFLSGWNDRNAVQPELVRVAAVVELVHLATLVHDDIMDEADLRRGRRTATREYGPEAAVLLGDALFAHALHLASLFPTPAVCRAVSDSTRKVCAGEIIQTLRRRDVNVTLNDYHRVIDLKTAELFRVSCALGSELAGYSPGFVSAAATFGRQLGVAYQIYDDLADFFGHEKKIGKTLGTDLHSGKVTLPLLLLLQTMDSGEREELLSEIRGERPARPGHWIAGMEEKGVFERVGADIESELVAGDDALAPFAAMAPTKGLRQLSDVLRDQVAVLRGGIAAN